The proteins below are encoded in one region of Geomonas ferrireducens:
- a CDS encoding CgeB family protein gives MKIVVLGLSITSSWGNGHATTYRGLLREMDRRGHEILFLERDARWYEAHRDLPEPPFCRTLLYGSLDELFSEYGPEICDADCVIVGSYVYQGIEVGKWVSRHARGIKAFYDIDTPVTLAALARGECQYLSEDLIPCYDLYLSFTGGPTLDHLERHYGSRAARPLYCSVDPLVHFPMPVTPRWDLGYLGTYSDDRQPGLEQLLFQPAFHWRKGRFVVAGAQYPASLKWPENTHHIEHLPPECHSEFYSSQRFTLNLTRRQMLVAGYSPSVRLFEAAACAVPVVSDRWPGLEEFFTPGEEILVASSAEEMLRFLQRFPEEERRAIGERARARVLGHHSAACRAEELEEYLTAL, from the coding sequence ATGAAGATAGTCGTCCTTGGGCTCTCCATCACCTCTTCCTGGGGAAACGGTCACGCCACCACCTACCGGGGCCTTTTGCGCGAGATGGATCGGCGCGGACACGAGATCCTCTTCCTCGAGCGCGACGCGCGCTGGTACGAGGCGCACCGCGACCTCCCGGAGCCGCCATTTTGCAGGACGCTTCTCTACGGCTCACTCGACGAGCTTTTCTCCGAATACGGCCCGGAGATCTGTGATGCCGACTGCGTCATCGTCGGCTCCTACGTCTACCAGGGGATCGAGGTCGGGAAGTGGGTGAGCCGGCACGCACGGGGGATCAAGGCCTTCTACGACATAGACACCCCGGTGACCCTGGCCGCCCTTGCCAGGGGGGAGTGCCAGTACCTGAGCGAGGACCTTATCCCCTGCTACGACCTCTACCTCTCTTTCACCGGCGGCCCGACCCTCGACCATCTTGAACGCCACTACGGCTCGCGTGCCGCGCGCCCCCTTTACTGTTCCGTCGACCCCCTGGTGCACTTCCCGATGCCGGTGACGCCGCGCTGGGATCTGGGCTACCTCGGCACCTACAGTGACGATCGGCAGCCCGGTCTGGAGCAGCTCCTTTTTCAGCCAGCCTTCCACTGGCGCAAGGGGCGTTTCGTGGTGGCAGGGGCGCAGTACCCCGCCTCGCTCAAGTGGCCTGAGAACACGCACCACATCGAGCATCTTCCTCCGGAGTGTCACAGCGAGTTCTACAGCTCGCAGCGCTTCACGCTCAACCTGACCCGCAGACAGATGCTAGTCGCGGGCTATTCCCCGAGCGTGCGCCTCTTCGAGGCGGCCGCCTGCGCCGTTCCCGTTGTGTCGGACCGCTGGCCTGGCCTTGAAGAGTTCTTTACCCCGGGCGAAGAGATCCTCGTAGCCTCCAGCGCCGAGGAAATGCTCCGCTTCCTGCAGCGCTTCCCCGAGGAGGAGCGCCGCGCCATCGGGGAGCGCGCCCGCGCCCGGGTACTCGGCCACCACTCAGCCGCCTGCCGGGCGGAAGAACTCGAAGAATACCTGACCGCGCTGTAG